In one window of Mytilus trossulus isolate FHL-02 chromosome 7, PNRI_Mtr1.1.1.hap1, whole genome shotgun sequence DNA:
- the LOC134725040 gene encoding uncharacterized protein LOC134725040 isoform X1 encodes MNHCNKIINMKMESETASFRLPSDAFTFGTDLYSFALESVEKESLLPLLKDELRCKIQTKRLSQGMEELKVDFQMKPQAPLTAEEIQKQENRKLLNRESAKKCRRKKKTVYQNVQQELKSLIDENRHLKEQIRCIEAEKEFFLSNILRDPVISEVLSDFSKSFDNNLTDIKNEIIYVQN; translated from the exons atgAACCACTGCAATAAG atcataaatatgaaaatggAAAGTGAAACAGCGTCATTTCGTCTACCTTCTGATGCTTTTACCTTTGGCACGGACCTTTATAGTTTTGCTTTGGAATCTGTGGAGAAAGAATCCCTGCTACCTTTATTAAAAGATGAATTACGCTGTAAAATACAGACCAAACGACTTTCTCAAGGAATGGAAGAACTGAAAGTAGATTTCCAAATGAAACCACAAGCACCT CTGACAGCTgaagaaatacaaaaacaagAGAACAGAAAACTTCTGAACAGGGAATCGGCAAAGAAATGTCGAAGGAAGAAAAAGACAGTTTATCAAAACGTACAACAG gAATTGAAGTCATTGATAGATGAAAATAgacatttaaaagaacaaattcgTTGCATCGAAGCTGAAAAGGAATTTTTCTTGTCAAACATTCTAAGAGATCCAGTAATATCTGAAGTGTTATCAGACTTCTCAAAATCATTCGATAATAATTTGACTGATATCAAAAATGAgattatatatgtacaaaactGA
- the LOC134725040 gene encoding centrosomal protein of 128 kDa-like isoform X2 produces the protein MKMESETASFRLPSDAFTFGTDLYSFALESVEKESLLPLLKDELRCKIQTKRLSQGMEELKVDFQMKPQAPLTAEEIQKQENRKLLNRESAKKCRRKKKTVYQNVQQELKSLIDENRHLKEQIRCIEAEKEFFLSNILRDPVISEVLSDFSKSFDNNLTDIKNEIIYVQN, from the exons atgaaaatggAAAGTGAAACAGCGTCATTTCGTCTACCTTCTGATGCTTTTACCTTTGGCACGGACCTTTATAGTTTTGCTTTGGAATCTGTGGAGAAAGAATCCCTGCTACCTTTATTAAAAGATGAATTACGCTGTAAAATACAGACCAAACGACTTTCTCAAGGAATGGAAGAACTGAAAGTAGATTTCCAAATGAAACCACAAGCACCT CTGACAGCTgaagaaatacaaaaacaagAGAACAGAAAACTTCTGAACAGGGAATCGGCAAAGAAATGTCGAAGGAAGAAAAAGACAGTTTATCAAAACGTACAACAG gAATTGAAGTCATTGATAGATGAAAATAgacatttaaaagaacaaattcgTTGCATCGAAGCTGAAAAGGAATTTTTCTTGTCAAACATTCTAAGAGATCCAGTAATATCTGAAGTGTTATCAGACTTCTCAAAATCATTCGATAATAATTTGACTGATATCAAAAATGAgattatatatgtacaaaactGA